In the genome of Dermatobacter hominis, the window GCGGCATCGCCATCTTCCGCGGTTCGGACGACGAGCCGTTCAGCCCCGCCGAGGTGGAGTTCATGGCCTCGTTGTCGGGGGCCTACGCGGCCGGCCTGCGCACCGGCATCCTCGCCCGGCACACCGGTCCCGGCGGGACCGCCGGGCTCCACGGGCCCGTCGTCCTGGTCGTGGGCGCCGACGACCAGCTCCGCCAGATGTCCGCCGGCGCCGAGGACGTCCTGGACGCGCTCTCGAACGGTCCGAACATGGCGACCGCGTCCTCCATCCTCTGGGCGCTCGTGGCGGGGGCCCGCCGGTACGCCGCCGGCGTCGTGGCCACGCCGCCCCGCGCCCGGGTGCGCACGGACGACGGCCGCTGGCTCGTCCTCCACTCGTCGCCGCTCACGAGCGCCGACGGCACGGGCGGCGACGTGGTCATCACGATCGAGGAGGCCCGGCCGCCCGAGATCGTCCCGCTCGTCGTCGCCGCGTTCGGCCTCACCGCCCGCGAGCGCGACGTCGTGCAGCTGGTGCTGCAGGGCGAGGGCACCAAGGAGATCGCGTCCGCCCTGCACATGTCCCGCTACACCGTGCAGGACCACCTCAAGTCGATCTTCGACAAGGCCGACGTGCGCAGCCGCCGAGAGCTCGTGGCGCGCGTGTACTTCGACCAGTACGCCGAGCGCATGGGCCACGAGCTCGCGCCGTCGGGGTGGTTCCGCCCGGTCGCCGCCCTCGACTGAGCGCTCAGAGCACGACGACCGAGCGCAGCACCTCGCCGCGCTCCATCTTGTGGAACGCCTCCTCGACGTCGGTGAGCGCGATCGTCTCCGAGACGAAGCCCTTCAGGTTCAGCCGGTCCTGCAGGTAGAGGTCGATCAGCATCGGGAAGTCCCGCTCGGGCAGGCAGTCGCCGTACCACGACGACTTCAGCGCGCCGCCCCGGCCGAACACCTCGAGGTAGGGCAGCTCGATCGTCATGTCGGGCCGCGGCACGCCGACGAGCACCACGGTGCCGGCGAGGTCGCGGGCGTAGAAGGCCTGCTCGTAGGTCTGCGGGAGGCCGATGGCCTCGATCACCACGTCCGCGCCGAACCCGCCCGTCGCGTCACGGATCGCCTCGACCGGGTCCTCCTTGGTCGAGTTCACCGTGTGCGTCGCGCCGAACCGCTTCGCCTGCTCGAGCTTCCGGTCGTCGATGTCGACCGCCACGATCGTCGTCGCGCCGGCCACCCTGGCGCCCTCGATCGCGGCGTCGCCGACGCCCCCGCAGCCGAACACCGCGACGGTGTCGCCCCGGTCGACCCCGCCGGTGTTCATCGCCGCGCCGAGCCCGGCCATGACGCCGCAGCCGAGCAGGCCGGCGACCTCGGGCTCGGCGGCCGGGTCGACCTTGGTGCACTGGCCGGCTGCCACGAGCGTCTTCTCGGCGAAGGCGCCGATGCCGAGCGCCGGGCTGAGCTCGGTGCCGTCGGCGAGCGTCATCTTCTGCGTCGCGTTGTGCGTGGCGAAGCAGTACCAGGGCTGGCCCTTGCGGCAGGCGCGGCACTCGCCGCAGACGGCTCGCCAGTTCAGGACGACGAAGTCGCC includes:
- a CDS encoding helix-turn-helix transcriptional regulator, whose product is MASTLTFDRVRSDIDVLSRAGLDVGTFMAEVAESVGRAVPHVATCMATCDPATNMVTSVFKFGDLYGQDDQDHLWGLIEYGVDDPTSFAELLRADFPAAGMHASTGGAASSIHRIEELITPYYGYADELRLVGRAGTESWGGIAIFRGSDDEPFSPAEVEFMASLSGAYAAGLRTGILARHTGPGGTAGLHGPVVLVVGADDQLRQMSAGAEDVLDALSNGPNMATASSILWALVAGARRYAAGVVATPPRARVRTDDGRWLVLHSSPLTSADGTGGDVVITIEEARPPEIVPLVVAAFGLTARERDVVQLVLQGEGTKEIASALHMSRYTVQDHLKSIFDKADVRSRRELVARVYFDQYAERMGHELAPSGWFRPVAALD
- a CDS encoding S-(hydroxymethyl)mycothiol dehydrogenase yields the protein MAHEVRGVVAKAVGEPVTIETIIVPDPGPGEALVRIQACGVCHTDLHYREGGINDEFPFLLGHEAAGIVEAVGEGVSNVEPGDFVVLNWRAVCGECRACRKGQPWYCFATHNATQKMTLADGTELSPALGIGAFAEKTLVAAGQCTKVDPAAEPEVAGLLGCGVMAGLGAAMNTGGVDRGDTVAVFGCGGVGDAAIEGARVAGATTIVAVDIDDRKLEQAKRFGATHTVNSTKEDPVEAIRDATGGFGADVVIEAIGLPQTYEQAFYARDLAGTVVLVGVPRPDMTIELPYLEVFGRGGALKSSWYGDCLPERDFPMLIDLYLQDRLNLKGFVSETIALTDVEEAFHKMERGEVLRSVVVL